In a genomic window of Bacillota bacterium:
- a CDS encoding DUF1957 domain-containing protein has protein sequence MAKGYFCLVLHAHLPYVRHPEHENFLEERWLFEAITETYIPLIDSFNKLVEEGVAYRVTLSVSPPLASMLVDKLLQDRYSKHLDKLIELAEKEVQRTRGTPFHDTAMMYRDRFYHTKYIFCDQYGNNLVNAFKQLEEQGRLEITTCAATHGFLPLMMVNPNAVRAQIGTAVDLHKKYFGRAPRGIWLPECAYASGIDDILKEFGIKFFFTDTHGILYASHRPRFGVFAPVFCPSGVAVFGRDMESSKQVWSADEGYPGDANYREFYRDIGYELDFDYIKPYIHPDGIRIHTGIKYHRISGRTEEKQPYNPHWAWEKVVQHAGNFVFNREHQVAHLSSLMDRPPVIVAPYDAELFGHWWFEGPLFLENLLRKFHTDQDSVELITPSDYLQMFPCNQVVKPCASSWGNKGYNEVWLSRANDWIYRHLHMASDRMTEMADRYPKADGLLLRALKQAARELLLAQSSDWAFIMSTGTMVDYAVKRTKNHLLNFNGLYEQVKYNRLEEPWIAELEWKNNIFSDIDYRLYGCEYNKNTHTA, from the coding sequence GTGGCTAAAGGTTACTTTTGTTTAGTATTACACGCCCATCTACCGTATGTAAGACATCCGGAGCATGAAAATTTTTTAGAGGAAAGATGGCTGTTTGAAGCCATAACCGAGACTTATATACCGTTAATAGATTCGTTTAATAAACTGGTGGAGGAGGGAGTTGCGTACAGGGTAACCCTTTCAGTTTCCCCACCTCTGGCATCTATGCTGGTTGACAAACTTTTGCAGGATAGGTATTCAAAACACCTTGATAAGCTTATCGAATTGGCAGAAAAAGAGGTTCAACGTACGCGGGGAACACCTTTCCACGACACTGCCATGATGTACCGGGATAGGTTTTACCATACAAAATATATATTTTGCGATCAATACGGAAACAACCTGGTAAATGCTTTTAAGCAGTTGGAAGAACAGGGAAGGCTAGAAATCACCACTTGTGCCGCTACCCATGGTTTTTTACCTCTTATGATGGTCAATCCTAACGCCGTAAGAGCACAGATAGGTACCGCCGTTGATTTGCACAAAAAATATTTTGGCAGGGCTCCCCGCGGTATATGGCTCCCTGAGTGTGCTTATGCTTCAGGCATTGATGATATTTTGAAAGAGTTTGGGATAAAATTCTTTTTTACAGATACGCACGGGATACTTTACGCTTCTCACCGTCCTCGGTTTGGAGTTTTTGCACCTGTTTTTTGTCCCAGTGGTGTAGCAGTGTTTGGAAGGGATATGGAGTCCTCCAAGCAAGTATGGAGTGCTGATGAAGGATATCCAGGTGATGCTAATTACCGGGAATTTTATCGCGATATTGGTTATGAACTGGATTTTGACTATATTAAACCATATATTCACCCTGACGGCATTCGAATCCATACCGGTATTAAGTATCATCGAATCTCAGGACGGACAGAGGAGAAACAACCTTACAACCCCCATTGGGCGTGGGAAAAGGTCGTTCAACACGCAGGAAACTTCGTTTTTAACCGGGAACATCAGGTAGCTCACCTTTCTAGTCTTATGGATCGTCCACCGGTGATAGTAGCACCTTATGATGCAGAGCTGTTTGGTCACTGGTGGTTCGAGGGACCACTATTCCTTGAAAATTTATTGAGAAAGTTTCACACCGATCAGGATTCCGTGGAGCTGATTACTCCCAGCGACTACTTGCAAATGTTTCCCTGCAACCAAGTTGTCAAACCATGTGCCTCCAGTTGGGGTAACAAGGGATACAACGAAGTCTGGCTGAGCAGGGCAAATGACTGGATATATCGCCATCTACACATGGCGTCAGATAGGATGACGGAAATGGCCGACCGGTACCCAAAAGCGGATGGATTGCTCCTTAGGGCCCTTAAGCAAGCGGCCAGGGAATTATTGTTGGCCCAAAGTAGTGATTGGGCTTTCATCATGAGTACAGGTACAATGGTTGATTACGCTGTAAAACGTACCAAAAATCATTTGTTAAATTTCAACGGTCTTTATGAACAAGTTAAATATAATCGGCTGGAAGAGCCATGGATAGCAGAATTAGAATGGAAAAACAATATATTTTCAGATATTGATTACCGCTTGTATGGTTGTGAGTATAATAAAAATACCCATACTGCGTAA
- a CDS encoding nucleotidyltransferase, with protein MKAIIMAGGEGSRLRPLTCGRPKPMVPVINKPIMLHIVNLLKKHGFNNIGVTLQYMPEAIRDYFGQGAYSGVNLQYFIEDVPLGTAGSVKNAKEFLDQTFIVISGDALTDLDLTQAVNFHKQKGAIATLVLTRVDAPLEYGVVITDESGRVRQFLEKPSWGEVFSDTVNTGIYVLEPEVLSYFQQQQKFDFSKDLFPLLLAKGLPLYGVTLPGYWCDIGNLQQYLQAHNDILSGQVKINMPGRQISPGVWVGENTEIHPSAKINSPVLIGDGTKVGAEVTIDSYSVVGDSCIMGTNTSIKRSVFWNNVNTRAAVSSSGAVIASRVQLHNNASVFEGAVIGSDCIIKERSLIKPDIKLWPQKTVEAGSIVQNSIIWGTRQPKRIFGLEGVSGLVNIELTPEFVTKLAAAYASTLGSGAKVALSCDTYTASDLFKKAAYCGLQSAGVEVIDLGTGITPMHRFTIRKYKFTGGIHFKLSPRQPDAVNIIITNEKGSNLSRNKERKVENVMAREDFRRADTNSLLTGRFVPAVPDAYLESILQKIDKVSILNAHYKVVAAYDHTTLDRFIKPLSENLNLELISLDYDQETQSWANRQKILPRLTQTVVEQKAAMGFVLESNADRIILVDDQGEIIQEDLLTALIALLALKSQDGPVIVPVTATKAIDSMAEKYAGKVVRTKTAVQDFLELLLKEEDRDGRKEDSFSQFLMNFDGLFALGNLLGFMSAHKVTLADLKDEIPAFFMDKKDVSVPWEAKGRVIRRLIGEKTAGDMELLDGVKVFHPNGWTLVLPDPEEPVCRVFSEGVSMEVAQSLSDFYIEKISNIVGDKICKNVVGDEKGVG; from the coding sequence ATGAAAGCCATAATCATGGCCGGCGGGGAAGGTTCCCGCCTGCGTCCATTAACTTGCGGCAGGCCTAAACCAATGGTTCCCGTGATTAATAAACCCATTATGTTGCATATTGTTAACCTGCTAAAAAAGCATGGTTTTAATAACATTGGGGTTACATTACAATACATGCCCGAGGCGATCCGTGATTATTTTGGCCAGGGTGCTTATAGCGGAGTAAATTTGCAATACTTTATTGAGGATGTTCCTCTGGGCACTGCAGGGAGTGTTAAAAATGCCAAGGAATTTCTCGATCAAACATTTATTGTGATTAGCGGCGATGCATTAACCGACCTGGATCTAACCCAGGCTGTCAACTTTCATAAGCAAAAGGGGGCCATTGCTACCCTTGTACTGACGCGAGTTGATGCTCCGCTTGAATACGGTGTGGTAATAACCGATGAGAGCGGCAGAGTTCGACAATTCCTTGAAAAGCCCAGTTGGGGTGAAGTATTCAGCGACACAGTGAATACCGGAATTTATGTCCTGGAACCGGAAGTTTTATCTTATTTCCAACAGCAACAAAAATTTGACTTTAGCAAAGACCTCTTTCCTTTATTGCTTGCCAAAGGTCTCCCTTTGTACGGTGTAACTTTGCCGGGATATTGGTGTGATATCGGAAACCTACAGCAGTATTTGCAGGCTCACAACGACATTCTATCCGGACAAGTAAAAATTAACATGCCCGGTCGCCAAATATCACCGGGCGTCTGGGTGGGAGAAAATACCGAAATACACCCATCTGCTAAAATTAACTCCCCGGTTTTAATCGGTGACGGGACAAAAGTAGGGGCCGAAGTAACAATAGACTCTTATTCGGTTGTCGGTGACTCTTGCATCATGGGAACAAACACATCAATTAAACGGAGTGTTTTTTGGAACAACGTGAATACGAGAGCTGCTGTATCTTCAAGCGGTGCTGTGATTGCCAGCCGGGTACAGCTACATAATAATGCCAGTGTATTCGAAGGCGCAGTTATTGGAAGTGACTGTATAATTAAAGAAAGAAGTTTAATCAAGCCGGATATTAAATTATGGCCCCAAAAGACAGTTGAGGCAGGTTCTATTGTGCAGAACAGTATCATTTGGGGCACCCGTCAACCAAAAAGAATATTCGGTTTAGAAGGAGTGTCCGGCCTGGTAAATATAGAACTAACACCGGAGTTTGTAACCAAGCTTGCAGCGGCGTATGCTTCTACTTTAGGCAGCGGGGCCAAAGTAGCGTTAAGCTGCGACACTTACACTGCTTCCGATTTATTTAAAAAAGCTGCATACTGCGGTTTACAATCGGCGGGAGTTGAAGTTATTGACCTGGGCACGGGAATAACACCAATGCATCGCTTTACTATAAGAAAATATAAATTCACCGGCGGTATCCACTTTAAACTCTCCCCGAGACAGCCTGATGCTGTTAACATAATTATAACCAACGAAAAAGGGAGCAATCTGTCTCGAAACAAGGAACGCAAAGTAGAAAATGTTATGGCCAGGGAGGACTTCAGACGGGCGGATACCAACAGCTTGCTAACCGGACGGTTTGTTCCTGCCGTTCCCGATGCCTACCTGGAATCAATATTACAAAAGATAGATAAAGTGTCAATCCTTAATGCCCACTATAAAGTAGTGGCAGCTTATGACCATACTACCCTGGACCGTTTTATTAAACCATTAAGTGAAAACCTTAATTTAGAACTAATATCTTTGGACTATGATCAGGAAACGCAAAGCTGGGCCAACCGCCAAAAAATTTTACCTCGGCTCACCCAAACCGTGGTTGAGCAAAAGGCTGCCATGGGCTTTGTTTTAGAATCAAATGCAGACAGAATTATACTGGTGGACGACCAGGGGGAAATAATACAGGAAGACCTTTTAACTGCTTTAATTGCATTACTTGCACTAAAATCACAGGATGGGCCGGTTATTGTCCCGGTAACAGCCACGAAGGCAATAGATTCTATGGCTGAAAAGTATGCTGGAAAGGTAGTACGAACCAAAACAGCTGTACAAGATTTCTTGGAACTCCTACTTAAGGAGGAAGATCGAGACGGCCGCAAAGAGGACTCTTTCTCCCAGTTTTTAATGAATTTTGATGGTCTTTTTGCACTGGGTAACCTTTTAGGATTTATGTCAGCACATAAGGTTACACTGGCAGACCTAAAGGATGAAATCCCTGCCTTCTTTATGGATAAAAAGGATGTATCCGTACCCTGGGAAGCTAAGGGCCGAGTTATTCGCAGACTTATTGGGGAAAAAACCGCAGGAGACATGGAACTGTTAGACGGAGTTAAGGTATTCCACCCGAATGGCTGGACACTTGTGTTACCCGATCCGGAAGAACCTGTTTGCAGGGTTTTTAGTGAAGGAGTCTCCATGGAAGTAGCCCAATCTTTATCAGATTTCTACATTGAGAAAATATCTAACATTGTAGGCGATAAAATATGCAAAAATGTTGTGGGTGACGAAAAAGGTGTCGGATAA
- a CDS encoding glycosyltransferase family 4 protein — translation MRVLMLSWEYPPKSVGGLAQHVYDLTRALIDLNLEVHVLTCGTPGAPEYEKINRVHVHRVNPYSISSPDFVTWVAQFNVAMLEKAIPLIRDNRFHILHAHDWLVAYTARALKHSCNLPLVCTIHATEWGRNYGLHNDTQRHISEIEWWLTYESWRVICCSQYMKSELQHVFQVPKDKLRTIPNGVNPENFAVKQHSTARENFAAPDEKIIFYVGRLVREKGVQVLLDAAPKVLARHPNTKFIIAGKGPHADALRHQCAQLNITHSVYFTGYVDDSLRNSLYSWSDIAVFPSLYEPFGIVALEAMAARTPVIISDTGGLSEIVLHGVDGLKFYPGNANSLADMILRMIYEPGLAEKLEKHAYQKVKQHFNWQQIADVTVSVYREVYQAFGNAMFDQNRSNWIPDKFYKFLNKQ, via the coding sequence ATGCGTGTTTTAATGCTTTCTTGGGAGTATCCCCCAAAAAGTGTGGGGGGACTAGCCCAGCACGTTTATGACCTCACCAGAGCACTAATCGATTTAAATCTTGAAGTTCACGTACTTACCTGCGGCACTCCTGGTGCCCCAGAATATGAAAAGATTAATAGAGTACATGTACATAGGGTAAATCCTTATAGTATATCATCTCCGGACTTTGTTACCTGGGTGGCTCAATTTAATGTAGCCATGCTGGAAAAAGCAATCCCTCTGATTAGGGATAACCGGTTTCACATTCTTCATGCCCACGATTGGCTCGTGGCGTATACAGCGAGAGCATTGAAACATTCCTGCAACCTACCGCTCGTCTGTACCATACATGCCACAGAGTGGGGACGCAATTACGGGCTTCACAATGATACCCAGCGCCACATAAGTGAGATTGAATGGTGGTTGACTTATGAATCGTGGCGGGTAATCTGCTGCAGTCAGTATATGAAAAGTGAACTGCAACACGTTTTTCAAGTTCCTAAGGACAAACTTAGAACGATTCCCAATGGTGTTAATCCAGAAAACTTCGCGGTCAAACAACATTCCACAGCCAGAGAAAACTTTGCTGCCCCAGACGAGAAAATAATTTTTTATGTTGGAAGGCTGGTAAGGGAGAAGGGTGTACAAGTTTTATTGGACGCTGCTCCCAAAGTACTGGCCAGGCACCCTAACACTAAGTTTATCATCGCCGGTAAAGGACCCCATGCAGATGCTTTAAGGCACCAGTGTGCACAGCTGAATATTACACACAGTGTTTATTTTACCGGTTATGTTGACGATAGTCTGCGCAACAGCTTGTATAGTTGGTCTGACATAGCAGTCTTCCCCAGTCTATATGAGCCCTTCGGCATCGTAGCACTTGAAGCTATGGCCGCCCGCACTCCGGTTATCATATCTGATACAGGTGGTTTAAGTGAAATCGTACTGCATGGTGTAGACGGCCTTAAATTCTATCCAGGTAACGCCAATTCGCTGGCCGACATGATATTGAGGATGATTTATGAACCGGGACTCGCAGAAAAACTGGAAAAACATGCTTATCAAAAGGTTAAACAGCACTTCAACTGGCAGCAGATTGCGGATGTCACTGTGAGTGTATACCGCGAAGTGTACCAGGCATTCGGTAATGCGATGTTTGACCAAAACAGGTCTAACTGGATCCCGGATAAATTTTATAAGTTTTTAAATAAACAATAA
- a CDS encoding carbohydrate-binding protein, which translates to MSHASNYGWREQSGGMRLADMHEAQNPGGVVVDPLPITSGEEITILYNGLLPNNGAQEIHLHAGYGESNNWHDLMESKMSHTGWGFVKTLEIKDATQFNFCFRDNAYNWDNNTGHNWSFQIHNGKRH; encoded by the coding sequence ATGAGTCACGCATCAAATTACGGATGGCGTGAACAATCAGGTGGAATGCGTTTAGCCGATATGCACGAAGCCCAAAATCCGGGAGGAGTTGTGGTTGACCCGCTACCAATTACCAGCGGGGAAGAAATAACCATCCTTTATAACGGTCTCTTACCTAATAATGGAGCGCAGGAAATACATTTACACGCCGGGTACGGCGAATCAAATAACTGGCACGATCTTATGGAAAGCAAAATGTCCCACACAGGGTGGGGTTTTGTAAAAACATTAGAAATTAAAGATGCTACTCAGTTTAATTTTTGTTTCCGTGATAATGCTTATAATTGGGATAACAATACCGGCCATAACTGGAGTTTTCAGATTCACAATGGTAAGCGACATTAA
- a CDS encoding NAD-dependent isocitrate dehydrogenase has product MAHKVTLIPGDGIGPEISQAARRVIDASGVAIDWEVVEAGEALIEEHGTPLPPYVLESIKKNGIALKGPLTTPIGKGFRSVNVTLRQELELYANVRPARSLPGIASRYDNVNLVVVRENTEDLYAGIEHNVGKDAAESIKIITREASERICRHAFDLARSQGRKKVTAVHKANIMKLSDGLFLDCARRIAEEYADIEFEDMIVDAMCMKLVQSPDNYDVLVLPNLYGDIVSDLCAGLVGGLGVAPGANIGLKTAVFEPVHGSAPKHAGKNRVNPLAILLSGILMLQHLEEHQAADSIMHAVTAVLNEKQKVTYDLGGNASTSEMADAIIEKLPK; this is encoded by the coding sequence GTGGCACATAAAGTAACACTTATACCCGGTGACGGCATTGGGCCTGAGATATCCCAGGCCGCACGGCGAGTAATTGATGCATCCGGTGTGGCCATAGATTGGGAAGTTGTAGAGGCCGGGGAAGCATTAATTGAAGAACACGGAACCCCACTTCCGCCATATGTGTTAGAATCCATCAAGAAAAATGGGATAGCTCTTAAAGGTCCTTTGACCACACCGATTGGAAAAGGTTTTAGGAGCGTCAATGTTACACTTAGGCAGGAGCTTGAGCTTTACGCCAACGTACGCCCTGCACGCAGTTTACCCGGAATTGCCTCCAGGTACGATAACGTAAACCTGGTAGTAGTAAGGGAGAATACAGAAGATCTTTATGCGGGTATCGAACATAATGTAGGAAAAGATGCAGCTGAAAGCATAAAGATCATCACCCGGGAGGCTTCGGAAAGGATCTGCAGGCATGCTTTTGACCTGGCCAGAAGCCAAGGAAGAAAAAAGGTTACCGCGGTACATAAAGCTAACATTATGAAGCTTTCCGACGGCTTATTCCTTGATTGTGCCCGCCGCATTGCCGAAGAATATGCCGATATCGAATTTGAAGACATGATAGTAGATGCCATGTGCATGAAGTTAGTACAATCTCCTGATAATTATGACGTTCTTGTTTTGCCCAACCTTTATGGTGACATAGTAAGTGATTTGTGTGCAGGTTTGGTAGGAGGTCTGGGCGTTGCGCCAGGGGCCAACATTGGCCTTAAAACGGCGGTTTTTGAGCCGGTGCACGGTAGCGCGCCCAAGCACGCCGGGAAAAACAGGGTAAATCCTTTGGCCATATTACTGAGCGGTATATTAATGCTGCAGCATTTAGAAGAGCACCAGGCTGCCGACAGTATAATGCACGCGGTTACAGCCGTACTTAATGAGAAACAGAAGGTTACCTACGACTTGGGCGGAAACGCCAGTACCAGTGAGATGGCAGATGCCATTATTGAAAAGCTACCGAAGTAA
- a CDS encoding 3-isopropylmalate dehydratase small subunit, whose translation MIFKGTTHKFGNDVNTDYIIAGRYKFKTLDMKELAKHVMEDLDPDFYNKINAGDFIVGGSNFGCGSSREQAPLAIKHADISAVLAKSFARIFYRNAINTGLPVVECDTDLIDAGDELEVDLAGGNVINKTKGQTIPAKPLPPVMIKILNDGGLAPHFKKYGGFNL comes from the coding sequence ATGATATTCAAAGGTACTACACATAAATTTGGCAATGACGTTAATACCGATTATATTATCGCGGGAAGATATAAATTTAAAACATTGGATATGAAAGAGCTGGCAAAACACGTGATGGAAGATCTGGACCCTGATTTTTACAACAAAATTAACGCGGGCGATTTTATTGTAGGAGGCAGCAACTTTGGCTGCGGATCCTCCCGGGAACAAGCTCCACTGGCCATAAAACACGCCGATATCAGCGCCGTACTGGCAAAATCTTTTGCCCGGATTTTCTATCGTAATGCCATTAACACCGGTTTACCGGTGGTGGAATGTGATACCGACCTTATTGATGCAGGCGATGAATTAGAGGTTGACCTGGCCGGTGGCAATGTAATTAATAAAACTAAAGGACAAACTATACCGGCCAAACCACTGCCACCTGTTATGATTAAAATTTTAAATGACGGGGGACTAGCTCCCCATTTTAAAAAATACGGTGGTTTTAATCTGTAG
- a CDS encoding 3-isopropylmalate dehydratase large subunit produces the protein MGQTIIEKILSKHSGLTAKANDIVVAQVDFIMGQDGTSPLAIRAFENMDGKEVFDPQKVALVIDHSSPSPNDGVSALHKLMREFARSKGVHLYDIGEGVCHQVVPESGKVGPGSLVIGADSHTCTYGALNAFSTGVGSTDLAGGLVSGKMWFKVPETIKFVCQGELPQGVYSKDLILYLIGNVTADGATYKATEFTGEAISCLSMDARFTISNMAIEMGAKAGLMEADDTTFTWLDRFSDTKFEPVEADSDATYAETKEFDVSDLEPQIARPHTVDNVCPVSEVADTPVNQAVLGTCTNGRLEDLHAAASILKNRKVHPDVRFVVAPASKLIYLEAMRDGTLQTLVEAGAAVVTPGCGPCVGTHNGVPSDGENVISTANRNFKGRMGNSKAFIYLGSPVTVAASAITGKITDPRDFIK, from the coding sequence TTGGGCCAGACTATAATAGAAAAAATATTATCAAAACACAGTGGACTGACTGCAAAAGCTAACGATATCGTAGTGGCCCAGGTTGATTTCATCATGGGTCAAGACGGAACCTCACCTCTGGCTATAAGAGCCTTCGAAAATATGGACGGCAAAGAGGTTTTCGATCCTCAGAAGGTTGCCCTGGTTATCGACCACAGCTCCCCAAGTCCCAATGACGGAGTATCGGCTTTACACAAGTTGATGCGTGAGTTCGCCCGGTCTAAGGGCGTGCATCTTTACGACATAGGTGAAGGAGTTTGTCATCAGGTAGTGCCTGAAAGCGGTAAAGTTGGCCCTGGGAGTTTGGTTATCGGGGCCGATTCCCACACCTGCACTTACGGTGCCTTAAACGCTTTTTCCACCGGCGTCGGGTCCACCGACCTGGCCGGTGGACTTGTGTCCGGCAAAATGTGGTTTAAAGTTCCTGAAACCATTAAATTCGTATGTCAAGGTGAACTGCCCCAGGGCGTCTATTCCAAGGACCTTATTCTTTACCTGATAGGTAATGTAACTGCTGACGGGGCCACCTATAAAGCCACAGAGTTCACAGGAGAGGCCATAAGCTGTCTTTCTATGGATGCCAGATTCACAATATCAAATATGGCCATAGAGATGGGAGCCAAGGCAGGGCTTATGGAAGCGGATGATACAACTTTCACCTGGCTTGATCGCTTTTCCGATACCAAATTTGAGCCGGTTGAGGCGGATTCAGATGCAACTTATGCGGAGACAAAAGAATTTGATGTGTCTGATCTAGAACCTCAAATAGCCAGGCCGCATACAGTGGACAATGTGTGTCCCGTTTCGGAAGTGGCGGACACACCCGTAAACCAAGCGGTACTAGGCACTTGTACCAACGGCCGGCTAGAAGACCTTCATGCGGCTGCCTCCATACTTAAGAACCGTAAAGTACACCCGGACGTAAGATTTGTTGTGGCACCGGCTTCCAAACTTATCTATCTGGAAGCAATGCGGGACGGTACCCTGCAAACATTGGTAGAGGCAGGAGCAGCAGTAGTTACACCGGGATGCGGCCCGTGTGTTGGAACCCATAACGGTGTTCCGTCAGATGGTGAAAATGTTATTTCTACTGCCAACCGTAATTTTAAAGGGAGAATGGGTAACAGTAAGGCATTTATCTACCTTGGTTCTCCCGTTACAGTAGCCGCTTCGGCCATAACAGGTAAAATTACCGATCCCAGAGACTTCATAAAGTAG
- the nifV gene encoding homocitrate synthase, whose amino-acid sequence MVENLTTKPITIVDTTLRDGEQTAGVVFANREKVRVAKLLDEIGVHQLEVGIPIMGGDEEKAIKKICQAGLKASIMGWNRPVIKDIEASLRCGVDSVAISISTSDIHIKHKLRTSREWVLEHMAKAVEFAAKEGVYISVNAEDASRSDHEFLAEFAKVAKQAGGNRLRYCDTVGILTPNSTYKNIRSIIDQVDIDIEMHTHNDFGMATANALEGIRAGATHVGVTVIGLGERAGNAALEEVAMALKHLYKIDLDLKHEMFLEVAEYVSRASGRELPTWKAIVGSNMFAHESGIHADGTLKNPKTYEAFMPEEVGLLRQIVVGKHSGTAALKNKYAEFGIRLTEHQAEELLPTIRSYTVSLKRPLFDKELMYIFDDYFGGKRG is encoded by the coding sequence ATGGTTGAAAATTTAACTACCAAACCAATAACCATTGTGGATACTACCCTCCGAGATGGGGAACAAACTGCGGGGGTAGTTTTTGCGAACAGAGAAAAAGTCAGAGTGGCAAAATTACTTGATGAAATAGGGGTCCACCAGTTGGAAGTGGGTATTCCCATTATGGGTGGCGACGAGGAAAAAGCCATCAAAAAGATATGCCAGGCCGGCCTCAAAGCCAGTATAATGGGGTGGAACCGTCCGGTGATCAAAGACATAGAGGCTTCCCTACGATGCGGTGTGGATTCCGTAGCCATATCTATCTCTACATCGGACATCCATATCAAGCATAAGCTTCGCACTTCCAGGGAATGGGTGTTGGAGCATATGGCCAAAGCAGTTGAATTTGCTGCTAAAGAAGGCGTCTATATCTCGGTTAACGCTGAGGATGCGTCACGTAGTGACCATGAATTTCTAGCTGAGTTTGCCAAAGTAGCTAAGCAGGCCGGCGGTAACAGGCTTCGCTATTGTGATACAGTAGGGATTTTAACACCGAACTCCACCTACAAAAACATAAGGTCCATCATAGATCAGGTAGACATAGATATTGAAATGCATACTCATAATGACTTTGGTATGGCTACCGCCAATGCTCTAGAGGGTATTAGGGCCGGCGCCACTCATGTGGGAGTTACGGTAATCGGTCTCGGAGAGCGCGCAGGTAACGCCGCCTTAGAGGAAGTTGCTATGGCACTGAAGCACCTTTATAAAATTGATTTGGATCTCAAACACGAAATGTTCCTGGAAGTAGCAGAGTACGTGTCTCGTGCTTCCGGGCGTGAACTACCTACCTGGAAAGCTATCGTGGGATCTAACATGTTTGCTCATGAATCGGGCATACACGCCGACGGCACTTTGAAAAACCCAAAAACTTATGAGGCCTTCATGCCTGAAGAAGTAGGTCTTTTAAGGCAAATTGTGGTGGGTAAACACTCCGGCACAGCAGCACTTAAGAATAAATACGCCGAGTTCGGCATCAGACTTACCGAGCACCAGGCTGAGGAGCTATTACCCACGATCCGCTCATATACTGTATCACTCAAAAGGCCGTTATTTGATAAGGAGTTAATGTACATCTTTGATGATTACTTTGGTGGAAAGAGGGGTTAA